Genomic segment of Triticum aestivum cultivar Chinese Spring chromosome 6A, IWGSC CS RefSeq v2.1, whole genome shotgun sequence:
ATGGAGATTGGTGGAAGAAGATCACCTCCAGCAGCCGGGAGGGAGAGGGGGCCAGCGCCCTGGCTGGTGGAGATCGGTGGAAGAAGATCACCTCCCTAGTCGCGTGGctcgtggcggcggctagggtagcgGGGAATAATATAAGTCCTTTTATTGAGATTCCAACAAGGACtacgtatggagcaaaatgagtgaatttacactctaaaatacatccgTAAGTCCATgtcgaaatctctaaaaagaactTGTATTtacaaatggagggagtatatgtgcATGATATAAATATTTTCAATACTTGTAAAAGTTTAAAATATgattctttgtttttttttctgaactAAAGGGTGCAACAGGTATCACAGAATCCGTTTGCATATGGAGTTCAACCTCGTTTCGTCCGGCTTTTATAAGGTGTGCACCACATTTTCTGTTGATCAATTAACGACATAAGAAATACATGAACCCCTTATAAGCACGACGAATGGAGTACTATGTAAAAATTAACATGCAAAGGTTATACAAGTCATATCGGAGCATCAATCTGATTACTGAATCAAGTTATCTGCTCGACCTTAATTCACAAAACATTTAACTCAAATGCGTAAATTCACGAAACATATCTGATGGATGCAAAAGAGATCGTTTCTTGATATTTTCAATCTTATTTCCAgttatataacttggcaagtttcTGGTGAGTTGCTCAAATTATTCTGAAGCAAAACCAGAAAGAACGCACCCGAAGATTTACAGTGGTTCGCTGAACAAAATGACAATCTAAAGCTACAATTAAAGAAAATCAGTCCAGACTAACGGCCTAGTCCGAGGGGCGCAAAAAAACTAGTCTCGAAAAGCACGCAATTGGCGGCTAATCAAGTTTGGCGATTACTGCATCCGTGACTTCCTGGGTGGTGCTGGTGCCGCCCAAATCCCTGGTCCTGTATTTGCCTTCTGCAATGACACTCTTCACTGCTGATTCCAGCCGGTCGGCGAATGACGGGAACTGCAAATGCCTCAGCATCATGGCGGACGAGAGAAACAGAGCAACTGGGTTAGCTTTCTTCTGTTGCACAATCTTGTCATTTCCCACATTTCCTGCAGAAGCGCCCTGCTCAAAGATGGCATGGTCCTGACCAACATTGCCTGAAATAATGCAGTACACGAAGATTTAGagactaaggccctgtttggttcataagtcctaggactttttttagtcccaacttataagtcccaagtccctaaaaagtccctacctgtttggttcctgggacttaacatggactaaaagaccatattacaactataagtccctataagtccctccttgagagtcttatttcataagtcccaaatgcccactttaagtccctataagtccctcctgtttggtttaagtccctggaaacaaacaccctctaatttTCCATCCCCATATGCTCTCACAAGTCGGGTATTTATGCATTGCATAGTGCTAAGATGTTCAGACATGGGAAGGCTAAATAGATATATCAAATGCAACATTGAGCAGGCTATTATTAGAGAAACAATCAATTTATACCAATTGTAAACCTATTTCCGCTAAAACAGAAGAATCACAAGCAGAATCAAACTCTACCTCCAGGCATGACACCCGTGCCTCCAGCAATACCTGCAGCCACATTAGACACCAGATTGCCATAAAGATTTGGGGTGACCTACAAAGGGAAGAAAAACAAAAGTCAACAGGTAACTACCGAAATTGATTTGTAAACTTTGGGACATCAAGACAACCTTTAGAATGTAAAACAGCGCATACAAAGAAACATGAGATTGCCAACAGAGGTACAAACATAAGAGGTGTTACTACCACATTTGCAAAAACTTAGCTAAACGATCCGCACTGATATTTTCTGTATAGGATCAATATAAGTATTATATCAAACAGCGTGCTCAAGGTTAAAATAGTAACTTATTGTATAACCACGAGAACATTTCAGCTTGATGAACATTGAACAATTAGAATATGGTTGCAATACAGTGACATTTAGTAAGAAGTGCATAGATTTCATATACATACCATAACATCAAACTGTTCAGGTTTTGCAACAAGCTGCATACAGCAGTTGTCCACAATGATTTCACTATATTGAATTCCAGGATACTTCGTCGCAACCTCACGGCAGGACTCCAAGAACAAACCATCAGCTAGCTTCATGATGTTTGCTTTGTGCACTGCCGTCACTTTCTTTCTATTGTTGAGGTAAGCATACTCAAAGGCGTATTTGGCAATCCTTTCAGAGCAGAACTTCGTCATCACCTGGCAAATCCATTCAATGAGTTTAACATGAAGAAAAGAAATCCTTCAGACAACAAAACAAAAAGAGAGAACAGTTGTAATTGTAAAAAAAACAGAAGCAGAATACAGTGCAAACAGGCACAAAATTGATGCGACAACTATAGTTCCAATGACAGGGCATTTAACTATGCAGGGAAAAGCACCGAGTATATGCCAACTAACAGACAAATCTTACTGTTGAGATCAAAACCCCTAGGGGAAATGTCACTGGATACTTAACTAAATTATCATTTTGTATTAAGAATAGACTAGAGAGAAATATATTTTTACTGAATTATTAAATTCACTACTCAAAAGCATGGGCACCACAAACTGTACATTTGAATGCTTCTATTGTTGTGTTATGTAGGGCAAAGGTAACTACTATTCATCCTTGGCCAGGACAGTACATAATCAagcacaagaacaaatacataaAATTGATAATTGAGAGGGCGACATAACCATAACTTGTGTAACATGACTGCGCCTTTGCTCACTTCGTCCATTAAAAAGGCTATGAGCAGCAATGCAGCACCATTGCAAGTTGACCATTAAGTCATTTTATGAATGTTCAACAAAAGCTAGTGCTTTGGTAAATATATGCAcatctaaggttaggcaagtttgaccaacttagctGGGTGTTTGGTTGAAGTCAAACCTTAGACAAGATTATTTTTTCAATAAATGGGTACATGTCATACGCTTACAAAAGTGTAACAGAATTGTAATACCCCGGCACATTAGTGGATGCTCACGTTGCCCAATTAGAGTTGTGTCACTGCATTAGCTTCTCATGGAGATTTTTAATGGAGTTGGACCAACATATATGCTGTGTTCCAAACGTAGCACCTCCAGGTTTACCCTTTTACATGAAATGACTGCTTTCTACAAGTGGGCTGGGCATTGAGCAGATTTGGGACGGGACAGGACAGGACAGAGATTCCTCTTATGCTTACCAACTTGTGTCTTCAATTTTGTTGAACGAATGTAACAAAAGTTCGATAATAAACGTGGGGTAAATTGTGGCATTGTTAGTTCTAGAACAAGACAGGCCCACAATCCATCAGTATGGTGGTCCTATTATACACACCAGATGTTCTATTTACAAGCAAATTAGTGATGGATATCATGAACCCTTAAAGTAAAGAACCCGCTGTCCCAGTACTATAAATAATGACAGGAATGAATGTTGTAGAAGATTGTAAATGGTTAATCTGCGCCCATCACACCTTTGAGTGTTTATAGACATGATAAACGTCCTTTTACACGGATATATGCATACTTAtaaaggccctgtttggttcagcttttatcgacggattctgctgccgcgcagcagaatctgaaccaaagggcgaacccagcagaatccAATTCCAaaaatccgctgccaaaatctgaaccaaaagcggaagcagcccaggacgtgctttctaaaatctgattccgctgcgggccaaaatctAAAAAAGTggtatcagctggtttgccaaatgacctacatctttttcacatcagattttccacagctgtttttccacagcagatttttcacagctgcttttagaaatccacaaccaaaccaaacagggccaaagttacaAGTATCAATGTAATACATTTTTTTCTGGACAGAATTTGCAGGAATCGGACAGGAAAATATTTCAGTGAATTATGCGCGCTGCATGCTTCATACTAGGAGGAGAGTTCTTTGGCTGTCTAGTACAGCCACATTTTTGTGTAAAAGTGTGGCAAGCCAGACTAAGGCAAGTTTGGCAAAATGTTGAGCCAACGACAGGTAGGCTGCAGGGCAATTGACCGGACACGTACAACAGATGACCAAACTTGAATATATATGGGTTGACAAAGTGGGGCTGTGAACCAAGCATGCACCAGATGTTCCATGCTACAATTGGCAATGAGAAATAATGGTGTCTCGCGTACCTTTAAATTCAATTTAAAGAAACAGATAGGCAACCTTAACTTAGAACAGTGGAACAAATAACATAAGCATTTGTGTATCATCCTAACATTGCTACATGTGATCTCATAGATAAAGTTAATCTCAGAATTAGAAAACACGGCCATGATCCATCAAAGTATGTACTAAGTGCTCTCACAATTCACTCACCCCAATATATCAACGACTAAACCTCGTGGCAATCATATTCAGTTGGAACAAACCAATCATAAATGCCTACAGTTTTGTTTCACATTATTACAACTTGTGCAGTAAAACCCAACAACCCATGAACTCAGCTAGATTGTCCGTTACGCAAATTGCCACAGAATCCCAATTGCCAATAGCCATATATTATACAACACAACCTACCAAGTACTCAGTAACCCGCAGTAAACAAAACAAACTTGTTACAAGCATATTGACGGAATATTGTTGCTTCAACAATACAACGATTGTCCATGAGGGTCTCTTGTCCATCATGTGTTCAGCAAAAGTGTGGGAAAGCTAAGTACCTCTACTAGCAATCAAACAGTATATTCGATCACAATCCACGAACACATTAGCTAGCATAAACTACATCAGCAAGGTCAATGATTGTCCTGCATTGAGCAGTGTGCGGAATTCGCCATACCTTGAGGCTCTCCACGACGCCAGGAACGACCTCGTGCTCGAGACCCGAGTACTCGCCCTCCGTGTTCTCCCTGATGACGGCGATGTCAACGTTGTCGTGCCTGGTGGGCAGGCCAGGgaggttgaaacaattgacgagggAAGCGTAGAGGTCGAGCTCCTTGCGCAGCTGCAGATTGAGGGAGGAGACACCTCCGCCGACGGGTGTAGCGAGACCGCCCTTGAGGCAGACCTTGTTGCGGCGGATGGACTCGATGACCTCGGGAGGCACCGATGGCATGTCGCCGTGGACCTCGTACGTCTCGAAGCAGACCGGCGCGTGCATTGCCTCCATCACCTGGCGCACGGCGCCGGTCACGAGGGGCCCGATGCCGTCGCCCGGGATGAGCGTGACGGTGCGCGGGGCGCCGTCGCCCGGGCGCGGCATGTAGGTGACGGTACGGCGGGACACGGCGCCagcgaggggggagggaggggccgggGAGAGAACGCGCCGGAGGAGAAGGGCGGATCGCCGCGCCATGGTGAGtccggctagggtttcggggtggaTGCGATCGGCGCCGTGTCCAGAAGGATGAGCGGAGGCTGGtatggggaaggagaaggaaaggggtggGATGGTTCTTTACCCTTTCTCATTCCATATTTTTCGCCCTTTTCAACATTATTAATATAATAGATGATTATTCTGTGTCATCCCTGTCGTATGCAATCATTTTCTGTTACGGTGATGTATATTCCTCCATCCGACTCATACATATTCTGCCTCCCTTGTTTCTCCGTCTCAGCAACTATCGTCGTTTACATCCAGTTCAAAAAAAAAGGGTAATGTCATTTAGCTGACATTTCCCTAGAAACATTTTTTTAGTGAATGTCTTGATGGTCGTCGAATGAAGGCGTGCAGATCTTAGAGCGATGGAGCGTTCCACGTCAGCCACAGCCACTCGTTCGCTTGGAGTGAGCCCTCACGTGAATGAACTAATCTACCGAGGTTATCCAACCAGCTCCGTCGCCACTCCACGGCATTAGGGCGTCGATGGATCGAGCAGCGGCTGGCGACGAGGCCAGGAGGTCGTCGAATCTGGGAACATGGTGGCGCACCCTGCAGCTGCCGGTTCGGGACGAGCACGGTGGATCGAGGACAAATAACGGTGGTCCTCTACTTCGATTCGTCGCCACATTGATGGATGATGGCGTCGAAGAGCCAGCAAGGGAGGTGCAGGTCGACATGGAGTCGCCGCGCGTTTTCATCCATTCTCTCTGGTAACGGAGACGACACATATTCGAGGTACGCTGCATCTCCAAGTTCTGGTCCTGAATTCATGATAGGGATTCACGGTTTTGGGATTTGTTCAATGCTGGCAGCGATGACGGGGGAGGGGTGAGTGGGGTCGAGAGGCGCCTGTTGGGGCGTTGGCATTGTCGGACGGGGTGCTGCAGTATTGGTTGCTATGGGCAGTTGTAGCCATTTTGTTGAAGGGAGAGGAAATTATATTCTCTCTTTTTTATGTTTTTTGGCTGATCCACAGGATGCAGCATAAAATGTCCAACGTGCAGAGCAATAAAACCAAAGTAATAAAAAATGCCGCGCGAAGGGGAGTAGGAGGTTGCTTTATACAAGAAAGAGGAGGAAAATCAGCTGTGCAATTGCTATCGAGGTTGCGGGATTTGTTTGCCCTATTTTTTTCTTCATAGTTTCATATCGAGCTACCTTGAGAGATGTATGTTAAAGAGTTGATGaagaaatttgccatggcaaatttgtcGAGGAGAGTTCAAGAGCGAGGTTTTATAGCCATGACATTTTTTTTCTAACTTGCAATTGTTTTATAAAACAAGTTCTAAAATGTGTATCTGATATACATTTACCATCTTTTACATCTCAAAAATTATCTAAACTTGCCACCCAACCGGTACAAAAATTACCTAAAATTGATATGAATAA
This window contains:
- the LOC123127591 gene encoding isocitrate dehydrogenase [NAD] regulatory subunit 1, mitochondrial, with protein sequence MARRSALLLRRVLSPAPPSPLAGAVSRRTVTYMPRPGDGAPRTVTLIPGDGIGPLVTGAVRQVMEAMHAPVCFETYEVHGDMPSVPPEVIESIRRNKVCLKGGLATPVGGGVSSLNLQLRKELDLYASLVNCFNLPGLPTRHDNVDIAVIRENTEGEYSGLEHEVVPGVVESLKVMTKFCSERIAKYAFEYAYLNNRKKVTAVHKANIMKLADGLFLESCREVATKYPGIQYSEIIVDNCCMQLVAKPEQFDVMVTPNLYGNLVSNVAAGIAGGTGVMPGGNVGQDHAIFEQGASAGNVGNDKIVQQKKANPVALFLSSAMMLRHLQFPSFADRLESAVKSVIAEGKYRTRDLGGTSTTQEVTDAVIAKLD